The following is a genomic window from Podarcis raffonei isolate rPodRaf1 chromosome 5, rPodRaf1.pri, whole genome shotgun sequence.
GGAAAGCTGCTGAGGGCACTCTGATTTGGATCCAATAATTTTAGGGTGGATATGCATgtatactttctctctctctctctctctctctctctcgtcataCAAAGTGCCAGTTGTCTTCCATTCCATGAAAAGAAAACCTAGGACTCTTTGAAACTAGCCTCTTCATTTCCATACAAAACATTTTAGCCACTGTATGCTGCACTCTTAGTATGAGCATTATGAGTGGCATTATAGAGGTTTAAACTTCTGAAGCTTTTTCATTTTCCAGGCTTAAAGGCCACTATATTGCTGATTCATGGTTTGGACTTGGAAGGCAGCGACTGGATAGCAAATACGCCTCATCAGAGCCTGGGTTTCATACTAGCAGATGCCGGATATGATGTCTGGATTGGAAACAACAGAGGAAACTCTTGGTTGAGAAGACACAAAAACCTTACCATTGAAGAAGAAGCATTTTGGGATTTCAGGTAAGTTCAGAAAAGACTGGAATTCAGCACTCAATGGACTGTTGTGTTTTTCTCCCTTTGAAGATCTCCCCTGTGTGAAATAACTCAACAAGGTATGCTTGATGATTTGTAAGTGTAATCAATATGAGATAAAGTTTAATAATTTTATATATGTGCAAAATGTTTTTCAATAGTTCACAAGGACATACGCATTGAACACACTCTGGAAATGAAAAAAAACTCAGCTCAGtgcatctacactgactggaaataCATCTCCAGAATTTTAGAGAAAGTATCCCAGAAATAATTGAGGGTGGCAGGATTGATCCTGGGACATTGCAGGTGCTTGATTTCTTGGCCCTGGAAAATTATACGCACAGTTTTGCTCACAGTTTTGAGGGTGGGTTAATGAATATTGGGTCAAAGGTCAGAAGAACCCCAGCTCTATCATGGCACTGTCTCAATCCAAGTTGCATCTCCCACAGGTGGCTTTGAAGACAGACTCCTGGTCCTGAATAGTTTGATCCTAAGCATATTCACTCAGAAGTAGTGATGGGTGAACTACTCTTGACTTGATTCAGAATTCGGCTGAGCAAAAGAGCTTGACTTTTTTTGGAGGGAATGGCCCTCTGAAAACTCTCACACTGCTAATGATGTCACTAGACATGTGATGAGGTCAGTGATGGTATAAATGGATACTTACCTCCTGGCAGACTTACTCCAGGATTGTAACCATAAACTGTTTTCACTCAGCCTGAAACCAAATGTTCCTGGAAAATATTCTCTTTCTACATATTTATCGGAAGATCATTTAATCTTCTTACCTTCTCTTCGCTAAAATAGCCAGTGCATGTAAGCATAGCATAGCACACACACTTAATTATTACGGATGTCTCCTGACTTGCAGTTTTCATGAAATGGGCGTCTATGACCTTCCTGCCATGACAGACTTTATTCTGCAGAAAACCGGACGGGATAAAATCTACTGTGGTGGCCATGCTCAGGGATCCACCGTAGGTATGTGAAGCATAAAAGTTGGCATTTAGCTGTGAAAAAGACATGTGTAGTCTGTGACTGcattatttgctctctccccccaCACTCAGGGGCAGTAGAAATGCAGGGGAACACATGTCAGGTGTGTTTTATCCAAGAATCAGATTAACTGAAAAGGCTGAGTGCTGAACTTCATCCTGGCTGATTGGAGAATGCAAATATCGGCCCTGTCATCACATTCACTGTTGCACAACACACACCTATTGCATTGTTTAACCTACCTGGGagcgcaacctgggagtcattttggactcacagctgtccatggaggcacaggtcaaatctgtgtccagggcagctgtttaccagctccatctggtacgtaggctgagaccctatctgcctgcggactgtctcgccagagtggtgcatgctctggttatctcccgcttggactactgcaatgcgctctacgtggggctacctttgaaggtgactcggaaactacaactaatccagaatgcagcagctagactggtgactgggggcggccgccgagaccatataacaccggtcttgaaagacctacattggctcccagtacgtttccgagcacaattcaaagtgttggtgctgacctttaaagccctaaacggcctcggtccagtatacctgaaggagcgtctccacccccatcattctgcccggacactgaggtccagtgccgagggccttctggcggttccctcattgcgagaagcaaagctacagggaaccaggcagagggccttctcggtagtggcgcccgccctgtggaacgcccttccagcagatgtcaaagagataaacaactacctgacattcagaagacatcttaaggcagccctgttcagggaagtttttaacgtgtgatattttactgtatttttggtttttatggaagccgcccagagtggctggggaggcccagccagatgggcggggtataaataaaaaattattattattattatattattacttgTACTCTGAGACTCAAAATGACTTGCTGTGAAGAGGTCCAGACATAAAGGTGGTTTGTATAGACTGCAGGGCCTTAGCAATATTTCCAGTTTTGCCATTTACCTTCTTTCCTTTCATCTGCATCAACAGTACTAGGCATCTAGAGTCTAGAAATTCTATATACACACAGGTTGACAATttaaattactgatttggttacaAGTTTTTGACTGTAAATACTGATTTGCTTTGCACACCATCCCCTCCCCATTAAAAGAATGCTAAATGGAATTTATCATCTTTTCCTCCCAGCTTTTGTTGCATTTTCTGTAATCCCTCAAATGTCTGAAAAAATAAAGATGTTTTTTGCCATGGGGCCTGCATACACGCTCCACTTCAGTATAAGTCCCATTGTACGAGTGCTGCGTATGCCTAACACATTGTTCAAGGTATGTGTAAAAGGGTGATTTTCTTATTATCATGTAGGGTTTACAAGATCAGTAATGTCAAGTGTTACGTTCTTATCCAAGTTTtataggaaaataaaaataaacaagcaagGCTAGCTTTTGTGGGGGAAAATAAAACTAAATTCATTTACTTTTTGTCATAGATGCCATCTCTGGAGCACCGGGTGCCAAGGCACCCACAAAATGTTCTCTGTGGGTGCCCTGCCAGGCAACCTAATGTGTTGCATGCTGCGGTGGGTCGCTCTGCCACGGCGGGGGCAATgtatgacatcatgcgcatgtgcTGGGCACTATCAGTGTTGGGTGGAACCTGGTATTCCTGCCTCAGTTGCCtcagtttccaaatgttttggaactcgaacggtcttccagaatggattacgttcaagaaccgaagtaccactgtattctgggcACACTGTCTCTGCCtctggaggcagaacagagcaggaaGCTTGTCAGAGAAATAGTGGGGCCATGACAATAGCAGGGTGCAAAGGATCCACTCATCTCCCCTCTACACGCACACATTGGAATGATGCTAAGGGGAAAGCATACGGGTATAAAaatgggccacaactttatttaatttACAGGGAACTGTAATAAGCAGAAGTTGTCTAACTCCACCCCTGCAGCAAGGCAAGGGGTAAGAGGACACATCTCCCACTGTCTAGCTTACATAGCACCatacaatcatagagttggaagggacttccaatggtcatctagtccaacccactgcaatgcaggagagtccacaacctcctgaggaagaCTGTTCCAATGTAGAACATGGGCAACTGCCTTCCATCCTGACTCCAAGGACCAGATCAGTCAATTGGCTGATATCTCGTTCTTACCTGCTTATCTTAAAGTATGCCAATGACATATCTGACTGCCTCGTCTCATCTTAGCTTAGAGGTGATGTTGCCAGCAGGGCCCAAGAGTAGTTCCCCTCCCACATTCCTTTGAGCCAACTGGCTGTGAGAGGGAGATTGGCTAAATAACTCTTCAGCATTAAGATGCCTCAGGCCATGTAGCCTAGCTCTAAACCCTTCATTGTCCACACCGAACCTGCCAGAAGAGGGAGCTAGCTCAGATTTCACTTTCTTACCCATCCGCATGCAGGAGAATACATAGAATGAGTTGAGTCATCATCACAGCATGGGTTATTTGCTGTGAGTTGCTTTGGAAGCCTTCACAACTGAAAGCTGGCCTATAAATATAGCAGAATCATAGagatagaagggaccctgagtgtcACCAAcccaacccttgcaatgcaggaattaagtaaataaaattagtaaTTATGTAAAGAATGCATTTGATCAAGTCAGGACAGCAAAATCTGTAATCCTGGTTAAAATTATAATATGAACATCTGTAGCTGTATTAGGAAATATACTGGTTCACCATGTAAAGAATCTCTGGATTTTTACAGATTATATTTGGCACGAAAGAATTCTGCCTGCTGAGTCCCAAACTCAAAGAACTTTTGGCTCAAAAGTGCAGCTGCCAACCGGTTGATGTAATCTGCAAACAAGCTCTTTTACTTATCAGTGGATTCAACGAGAAAAATTTAAATGTGGTATTTATGTGTGCTTGATAAATATCCCTCCTACTATACACTTTTCTATTCACACTGCTCAAATAGGCTTAATTcaagcaataaaaatacttaatagGAAAAGCATCAGGAAAACTCTCcagcacaaataataaaattgattATTTTGGGTGCTTGATTTCAATGTAAAGAAGTTACAAAGTCGAGCTTGAGGTGTACGGATTTTAacctgctggaaaataagaccaCTTTCAAGAGTTTGTCTGACGTGGCTCCTGCAAAGCCAAAGGTTGTTTATGTCACTGGCCTCTGAATCACTGTGAACTCCAAGTTAAGAAGGACTGACTTATGACTTCTTAAAGGGGTGCCAGTTACCTATCTATACATGCGTTCCTTGAGCCATCAGCAATACACTTGAGCAACTAAAACAATAGCACGTGGCTGCTTTTGATCAGCACAGCACTTATCCCTCCTTAGCTTATCCCAGGAAGCCATGCTACACATGCACACAAGACTATGTCTCCATACACACCAAAACTTTAAAGCTCATTCAAAGCAAGCACCAAAgaacctgggagctgtagtttaagggtgctggaaattgcagtTCTAGGGGGATGGTCTTTGTATGGTCTTTCAAAGCCTGGTATGCACACAGCTGCAAACACTGTTTCTTGCAGCTTGTGGTGCAAAAACCTCTGAAGTGGAAGGAGATTTAAATGCACCTTTTCTTTCAGAGCCGAACTGATGTGTACACATCAATATTCCCGGATTATACTTCTGTGAAAAATGTAATCCACTGGAACCAGGTACAGTTAGGAAAATGAAATACATCTGTTGTGTGTTCTCTACCTACAATATTGCAACATAATGATTTTTGTTTAAATACAAGGAAGCTGCATTTGAGTCCTGAGCCTGAGGTTCCTTACCTCTGATATAGAGCAATAATTGTGAAATACTCTTCTTAAATTGTTTCCTCTCCTGATAATCTCTGCTTTGATGTCTTGGCAGAAGCACACAGGCTCACACAGCTTTGGTGTTATGTTTCATTTTCTAGTCTGGTAGAACTGGGGAATTCAAATACTTTGATTATGGCCCAAAAAACATAGATAAATACAAACAGGTATGTATATTTTTGCTTGGATTGGATAAGGATGACTAGGACAGGTCTGGTTCcagcagtggcggagcaagccgatcaggCGCCTGGGGTGGCATGCGTGCCCTGCGCCCAGTAGCAGGGCGatctggggcaggatgctccacggggcctccaaggagtctgcctgcctcctcccactcagctgccctacagctgagagggacgcagtgggtggaccgtttggagcagtgcggagcctgtgggtgcccaagccaccatgtcactcccaggagagatgcttggctcgggtgcactgcaggccccatgctgagtgctgcctggcattttgtcacccccttcagtggtgacacctgggtcaGACCTCCCCCACCGtaccccccaccctccaccccaggTTCCAGTGTCCTACATTACACACGTGTTCTAATTATCTCCATTCGCAACTTCCACCTCTGAAATTTTTCGACCAAAAATAGTAGTTGACTGGTATAGTAATACTTCCACAAGGCTCTTGAGCTTTGCTGAGAGGGCATGACTGGGAATCCCTTGAATTAGAGTTTAGAAATTCTAAAATTGCTTTAGATCACATTTCAGTGGCATCTGTAGTTTAttctcattttttcttcttttcacagatgacTCCACCCTTCTACAAGATAGAAGAGATCACAGTCCCAATTGCTATGTGGAGCGGAGGACAAGACTGGGTTTGCAGGCCAAAGGAAGCTGCACAGCTGCGGTCTCGAATCCCTCACCTTGTTTACCATAAGGAGTATCCAGACTGGGACCACTGGGACTTCATTTGGGGCATTGATGCTCATCAGCGGATGTACATGGAAATCCTTGACCTGATGCAGAAATAGCTGTGGGATTTCTCTTTTGTTATGCaatgatttttctttaaaacactGGTCTTCCACTGACACTATAGCAGCATTGGAAACACCCATGCTGCTACATGATTTAATCTCTGCAACAAAATCAGAAAACTCTACACTTGCACTATATAAAATCCTACTCAAcaggaagaaatatgatttagaatttgaaagacaaaaatggagtgaagagttaggggtatagataacaaatgatatatgagagtcaagtataaaatcaacagaaatagcctctatggatctaagactaagacttattcaacagaaaataatattcagagcccactggactccagcaaaactataccaaaggaaaataacaagtgcagacaactgctggagatgtgggagtaaaaatgAGAATTAGCACATATGTTGATTAACTGcccgatgataagatcattttggtgcgaggtgaggatatttatagcaagagtaataagaAGAAATTCTTATTTAGGAGAACTGAAtctaattctaaattatattctggaAATGTGGGAGATTTCAAAGGGTCAAAAAAATTGGATGTaccgtgctatattagaagcaaaaaaacttgttttgatgaattgaaAGAGCCACAATAAGATTCCATTGaacacatggattgataatatggacagattagctacatacgaaTAAATTGCATGTTGGTGCAAAATAAGAATGGCTAAATATGAAGAAATATGGAAcaaatatttaagcgataaggtggatagtggtgggaagtacagggaggagagagaggtgggaaaatattgttaaaaaaggtgtagtcataggtatatcagtgtattcaaatctgaattgttaaattgtgttGTCATTATGGTTTTTgctgtatgtgtcttttgcggttgatgtttgtatgaaaaaaatgattaaataaatttttaaaaagtagttttcCATTTCCTCTAAAAGTTTTTGTGAGTTGGAAGCAGGAGAACAAGCTATACATCTATAAATCTAAATGTTGTGTTTCTTAGTAGACGCTCACCGTTTCCCCAGTGGGCATCAGTTGCAGACCATCCCACTCCACCTCCTTCCCAGCAGCCAGACCCACATGGTCACTGTCCGAtgtggaatccccccccccagccatcaCAGCTGTGGAGGTGTACCTGCCTGGCCAGTGAACTGAGTTCCAATGGGTCAATCAGGGCCCAAGTTATGGGGGAATTCATTGCTGTTCGGCCAGGCATTGGCCACTGTCATgaacagcactttgaactgggacTTGAATCAGCAGCCACTGCAGTTGTGCCAGTATTGGTggtatatgctcaaaccatcttgttctGGTGAGCGTCTGGCcattgcattttgcaccagctgaagtttctgaattgccttcaaaggcagccccacgtataacacattgcagtaatccaaccaaGAGGTTACCAGAGCCTAAGCCACAGAAGTTAGACTATCCCTGCCACCGCCTGTATTATAaattcttatattattattatcattggttACATGCCATTGGTATTCATGGTGGGTGGTTGTTTATTGTCATGCTGTGCACACTCGTTCATGATCTCAAAACTGAGCACAAATTTGCTCACATTTTGGGATGCATGGAGCAGTGGGGTAGCATTGGAGGACAGAGCCAGaaccgtagctaggtgatcttgcacccctggcagaaccgtccagattgcgccccctagccatggacaaattactgtatttttcgccctatagcactttcccccctccaaaattgaaggggaaatgtgtgtgcgtcctatggggcgaatgcaggctttcgctgaaggtgcgcaccgacccctctcactctccaggcttcaggaagctatccgcaagccttgggagcctgcaggagttcctgccgggctcccgaggcttgcggatagcagccagttctgggggctggggtcaggggaagctcaggtttccccgccccagccccgcacctggggggggataattttttttctttatttcccccaccaccaaaactaggtgcgccctatagggcgaaaaatacagtagctctTATTTCCGCCTCTCCTCTAACCCCCTTctacccattcaattcaccctctattaaaaaccatttcttatgaggcaataaaggtaaaggtacccctgccggtacgggccagtcttgacagactctagggttgtgcgctcatctcactctataggccgggagacagcgctgtccgcagacacttccgggtcacgtggccagcgtgacgaagctgctctggcgagccagagccgcacatggaaacgccgtttaccttcccgctagtaaggggtccctatttatctacttgcacccgggggcaagtcctaggcgctgaggttttacccacagcgccacccgcgtccttatgaggctataatcaatatttatatttatggacatatttttagccgATTTTGTGCCCCCCATCGCCTGCGCCCCTggtgggggcccacctcaccacccctagctatggccctggacagagctgtgtgtttcATGCAGCCTACCCTGCACCCTCAAGCTCACCTCCTACCCTCATGTATAGTGGAGGATATTGGCCTGTTGCCAGTTTGAAGGCAAAGGGGACCATCTTGTCTTTTGCTTCTGGTAGCAAAATGTGTTGGGCTAGCCCTGAAATTCATCAGCACTAGAAGGCTAGAGTACACTTTCCAGTTGcttctttttccttccagtagcaccttaaagaccaactaagttagttcttggtatgagctttcgtgtgcatgcacacgaaagctcataccaaaaactaacttagttggtctttaaggtgctactggaaggaaaaatttttgttttgttttgactatggcagaccaacaccgctacctatctgtaacagttGACTTCTATATCAGTTATCAGCTTCTGAGAATCAGTCCACCAACAATGGGTAGACTTACTGTCTTGCCCCATGAAACAGCAGGCTGGAAAGCTTACTTGTGAATTGATGGCCCATTTGAAGAAAGGTTAGGGAGCCTACCCACAAGGTGACACACACATTAGACCAGGCGaagtattatttaaaaaattataagTAGAGATTTAGAGCTGATTGGTGAGTACACAACTTTTTTTTATATGAAACAAGGACATATTGTTTTAATTTTcaggtttttaaataaattgCATTATAAGAATTTAGAGTGGATTTTTTTCCCAGGGTCTTgcatactgctgcattgtggaatttatttattgcaaattgAACCTGCACACCAATACACAGTATGCTGCATGGTAAGTCCAACTTTTTATTAAGGTTTAATTGGAAACCCAGAGAGCTGTTATTTTTTTGTTAATTAGAAGCAACCTCCCCCATATTTTTTAGGAAGGTCTAGGTCCATGCACAAGGAGAAGACTCTTCAAGGTCCAAACACATATGGGCAAACCATTTGGAATGCAGCTTCTTTCAACAATATGTTTCAAGGCTTTGGACAATAGCATCTGTGTTCATGTGATCTAATACTTTGTATAGAAATGTTGCAAAGGCATAAAAGATTGAGTCATTATTGCATATGCTATGGCTTTTGGCAATAGATTGGACAtagtttaatttttttgcatA
Proteins encoded in this region:
- the LOC128414006 gene encoding lipase member M-like, translated to RCSRTWLLVIMMVVQGTVNPVESKSKTEVNPEVYMNISEKIQYWGYPSEEYEVITKDGYFLSLNRIPGGLKATILLIHGLDLEGSDWIANTPHQSLGFILADAGYDVWIGNNRGNSWLRRHKNLTIEEEAFWDFSFHEMGVYDLPAMTDFILQKTGRDKIYCGGHAQGSTVAFVAFSVIPQMSEKIKMFFAMGPAYTLHFSISPIVRVLRMPNTLFKIIFGTKEFCLLSPKLKELLAQKCSCQPVDVICKQALLLISGFNEKNLNVSRTDVYTSIFPDYTSVKNVIHWNQSGRTGEFKYFDYGPKNIDKYKQMTPPFYKIEEITVPIAMWSGGQDWVCRPKEAAQLRSRIPHLVYHKEYPDWDHWDFIWGIDAHQRMYMEILDLMQK